One part of the Salinimonas iocasae genome encodes these proteins:
- the rsgA gene encoding small ribosomal subunit biogenesis GTPase RsgA, with protein MAKKPKLTQRQKRQVAANRKRRLNDKQDTLSAASADTSSLQSGTVVGRFGKHADVEDASGQVARCHIRRTIESVVCGDHVLFDAPDEQQEGVSGVIEIVKDRQSVLTRPDFYDGVKPIAANIDQIIIVSAVMPSLSLNIIDRYIVACEDIGITPVIVLNKVELMDEATLSETRQQLADYESLGYAVYFTSCKTQQGIETLNGILKDKVSIFVGQSGVGKSSIINQVLPDAQELVGAISDNSGLGQHTTTAAKLLHLPAGGDLIDSPGVREFGLWHLPVERVTWGFIEFRDFLGGCKFRDCKHLNDPGCLIREATEMGKISPARYASYHKILTSMEENRPSHSGPF; from the coding sequence GTGGCGAAGAAACCTAAACTCACCCAGCGTCAGAAACGTCAGGTTGCGGCTAACCGCAAGCGCCGTTTAAACGACAAGCAAGACACTCTGTCAGCAGCGAGCGCTGACACCTCCTCTTTGCAAAGCGGCACAGTTGTCGGTCGTTTTGGAAAACATGCCGATGTGGAAGATGCATCTGGTCAGGTTGCCCGATGTCATATCCGCCGCACTATCGAATCAGTAGTGTGTGGTGATCATGTGCTGTTTGACGCACCGGATGAGCAACAAGAAGGCGTAAGTGGTGTCATTGAAATTGTCAAAGACCGGCAATCTGTGCTCACCCGTCCTGATTTCTATGATGGTGTTAAACCTATTGCAGCCAACATCGATCAAATTATCATCGTCAGTGCTGTGATGCCCAGCTTATCGCTGAATATTATCGATCGTTACATCGTAGCCTGTGAAGATATCGGCATCACTCCGGTTATCGTGCTTAATAAAGTTGAACTGATGGATGAGGCAACCTTATCGGAAACCCGTCAGCAACTGGCCGATTATGAATCCCTGGGATACGCCGTTTATTTCACCAGCTGTAAAACGCAGCAGGGCATTGAAACCCTTAACGGTATTTTAAAAGACAAAGTCAGTATTTTTGTCGGTCAGTCCGGGGTAGGCAAATCCAGTATAATTAATCAGGTTTTGCCTGATGCGCAGGAACTGGTTGGCGCGATTTCGGATAACTCAGGGCTTGGACAGCACACCACCACCGCAGCAAAGCTGTTACATTTGCCAGCGGGGGGTGATTTGATTGACTCTCCCGGTGTCAGAGAATTCGGTTTGTGGCATCTTCCGGTCGAGCGAGTCACCTGGGGATTCATTGAATTTCGTGATTTTCTGGGAGGCTGTAAATTTCGTGACTGTAAGCATCTTAATGACCCGGGATGTCTGATTAGGGAAGCCACCGAGATGGGTAAAATAAGCCCTGCTCGCTATGCCAGCTATCATAAAATTCTGACCTCTATGGAAGAAAATCGTCCCAGCCACAGCGGACCATTTTAA
- the asd gene encoding archaetidylserine decarboxylase (Phosphatidylserine decarboxylase is synthesized as a single chain precursor. Generation of the pyruvoyl active site from a Ser is coupled to cleavage of a Gly-Ser bond between the larger (beta) and smaller (alpha chains). It is an integral membrane protein.) has translation MLDWLKVNLQYLLPKHLVSRLIGKLASARAGKLTTWLIKLFIKHYKVDMHEALYSQPEHYKTFNDFFTRPLQPDARPIEGDENTLVHPVDGAVSQFGDILDDSIFQAKGHNYSLTTLLGGKPELAKPFKGGKFATVYLAPRDYHRIHMPVDGTLTDMIYVPGELFSVNPLTASNIPGLFARNERVVALFDTPVGKMAMVLVGATIVASIETIWAGTVTPPAGKNVQHWQYDTEGEHSVHIKKGDELGRFKLGSTIVACFEPGAIEFEDLSAGQVTRLGEHFAYNAQTMSANTDTQEPESV, from the coding sequence GTGCTGGACTGGTTAAAAGTTAACCTTCAATATTTGTTACCTAAACACCTGGTTTCCAGGCTAATTGGTAAGCTTGCCTCGGCGCGTGCCGGTAAGCTAACAACCTGGTTGATCAAACTGTTTATCAAGCATTATAAGGTTGATATGCACGAGGCGTTGTATTCTCAGCCAGAGCACTATAAAACCTTTAATGATTTCTTTACCCGTCCTTTGCAACCTGATGCGCGCCCCATTGAGGGTGACGAGAATACTCTTGTACATCCGGTAGACGGCGCTGTTAGTCAGTTTGGCGATATTCTGGATGACAGTATTTTTCAGGCGAAAGGCCACAATTATAGTCTTACCACCCTGCTTGGCGGCAAACCCGAGCTAGCCAAGCCATTCAAGGGCGGCAAATTTGCTACTGTTTATTTGGCTCCCCGCGATTACCACCGTATTCATATGCCGGTTGATGGTACGTTAACTGACATGATTTATGTTCCAGGTGAACTGTTTTCAGTCAATCCGTTAACAGCCAGCAACATCCCCGGACTGTTCGCGCGCAACGAACGTGTGGTTGCCTTGTTTGATACTCCGGTGGGTAAAATGGCGATGGTATTGGTCGGTGCAACAATTGTAGCAAGCATCGAAACCATCTGGGCGGGCACTGTAACCCCTCCGGCGGGCAAAAATGTACAGCACTGGCAATATGACACAGAAGGCGAGCACAGTGTTCATATTAAGAAAGGTGACGAATTAGGCCGGTTTAAGTTAGGTTCAACTATCGTAGCCTGTTTTGAACCAGGTGCCATAGAGTTTGAAGATCTGAGCGCAGGCCAGGTCACTCGCCTGGGAGAACACTTTGCCTATAATGCGCAAACGATGTCTGCTAATACTGATACACAAGAGCCTGAATCCGTCTAA
- a CDS encoding DMT family transporter: protein MDPVKRSLITLHLTVVLLGGTALFSQIIPLSARDITLGRSVFACLALFAFMAVTKTSFRLNSKKDYSIAIALGILMAMHWVTYFAAMQYAGVSVGMIALFTFPVITVLIEPFFERSRLSWQDLISAIVVFLGIALIVPENTLNNDVTLGVVVGIISAVLYAIRNLVHRQHFSQYSGAKAMAWQILLVCICLVPLSTGGLPDAQLSTWGLLIALGTVFTALPHALIAASLTHLKATTFSLIACMQPFYGVILAVILLGEAPGWKTLLGGILVTSASVYETVKTHKLAKGAQ, encoded by the coding sequence ATGGATCCGGTCAAACGCAGCCTCATTACGCTGCACCTCACGGTCGTTCTGCTAGGCGGAACGGCCCTGTTTTCCCAGATTATTCCTCTATCGGCTCGTGATATCACACTGGGCCGTTCGGTGTTCGCGTGCCTGGCGTTATTCGCGTTCATGGCCGTCACAAAAACATCGTTTCGGTTAAACAGTAAAAAAGATTACAGCATTGCTATTGCACTGGGCATTCTGATGGCGATGCACTGGGTAACGTATTTCGCAGCAATGCAATATGCCGGTGTATCGGTAGGAATGATAGCGCTATTTACCTTTCCGGTAATCACGGTACTGATTGAGCCCTTTTTCGAACGTAGCCGCTTATCCTGGCAGGACTTAATCAGCGCCATCGTTGTATTTTTGGGTATCGCTTTAATTGTGCCTGAAAATACGCTGAATAATGATGTGACGCTGGGCGTAGTGGTAGGAATAATTTCTGCGGTACTTTATGCAATCCGGAATCTGGTCCACCGCCAGCACTTTTCTCAGTATTCAGGCGCAAAGGCAATGGCCTGGCAAATCCTGTTGGTATGTATTTGTCTGGTGCCACTTTCCACCGGAGGCTTACCTGATGCACAGCTCTCCACATGGGGCCTGTTGATCGCGCTGGGTACCGTATTTACCGCTTTACCGCACGCCCTTATTGCAGCCTCTCTGACACATCTTAAAGCAACGACATTTTCGCTCATTGCCTGTATGCAGCCATTTTATGGTGTGATTCTGGCAGTGATTCTGTTGGGAGAAGCCCCTGGCTGGAAGACTTTGCTGGGCGGAATTCTGGTAACGTCAGCCTCAGTCTACGAGACGGTAAAAACACATAAATTGGCTAAAGGAGCGCAGTAA
- a CDS encoding glycerophosphodiester phosphodiesterase: MWILAHRGASKQAPENTRKAFRLAMEQQATGIEFDTYQVENEIIVIHDRRLERTTNGHGQINNSSLEYLRSLDAGEGEQIPFLTDALGCLPADAMCNIEIKSLYDIPRWLQCLDASLQHIAMPRDNIIVSSFNHRWLKRIHQLEPDLKLGALTSSYPEEGVEFARKLNAYSVHVSLDVVDEELVRMAKAEGLQILVFTVDDPLDMQMLRDWGVDGIFTNVPDEARRVLL; encoded by the coding sequence ATGTGGATTCTGGCGCATCGCGGCGCAAGCAAACAAGCCCCTGAGAATACCCGCAAAGCCTTTCGTCTTGCTATGGAACAACAGGCAACCGGCATTGAGTTTGACACCTACCAGGTAGAGAATGAGATTATTGTTATCCATGATCGCCGCCTGGAAAGAACCACCAACGGTCACGGACAAATCAACAACTCAAGTCTTGAGTACCTGCGCTCGCTGGATGCCGGCGAAGGCGAACAAATTCCGTTTCTGACTGATGCGTTAGGTTGTCTGCCTGCTGACGCAATGTGCAATATTGAAATTAAATCGCTGTATGATATCCCGCGCTGGCTTCAGTGTTTGGATGCATCTTTACAGCATATTGCCATGCCCAGAGACAACATCATTGTTTCGTCGTTTAACCACCGCTGGCTCAAACGCATTCATCAGCTTGAACCCGATTTAAAGCTAGGCGCGCTGACTTCCTCTTACCCGGAGGAAGGCGTTGAGTTCGCACGGAAGCTTAATGCGTATTCTGTACACGTTAGCCTGGACGTGGTGGATGAAGAGTTGGTCAGAATGGCAAAAGCAGAAGGTTTGCAAATACTGGTTTTTACCGTAGATGACCCTCTGGATATGCAAATGCTCAGAGACTGGGGCGTTGACGGTATATTTACCAACGTGCCGGACGAAGCCAGACGAGTACTGCTTTAA
- a CDS encoding MerC domain-containing protein, with translation MALPTDNPSKLDKLGIWISSLCAVHCLSLPVLVPLLPLVSSTFFAQTWFERTILLFSMLIGAIALISGAVRFHGQYYPVAIISAGGLIYWHKNFLGEQFEPFTIAAGAMLIVLAHVINMRLIRKTRFQRRKPTYTQTLSSVTK, from the coding sequence GTGGCATTACCGACCGACAATCCATCCAAACTCGATAAACTGGGGATCTGGATCTCCAGCCTGTGTGCGGTTCACTGTTTGTCACTGCCTGTTTTGGTGCCATTATTACCGCTTGTTTCTTCAACATTTTTTGCGCAAACCTGGTTTGAACGCACGATTCTGCTTTTCTCAATGCTGATTGGTGCAATAGCACTCATTTCAGGCGCTGTTCGCTTTCACGGGCAGTATTACCCGGTTGCTATTATCAGTGCTGGCGGATTAATTTACTGGCATAAAAACTTTCTGGGTGAGCAGTTTGAGCCGTTTACTATTGCGGCAGGTGCAATGCTGATAGTTCTTGCTCATGTTATTAACATGCGTCTTATCAGAAAAACACGATTTCAGCGACGCAAGCCCACCTATACGCAAACGCTTTCCAGCGTCACCAAATAA
- a CDS encoding divergent polysaccharide deacetylase family protein: protein MTVIRAKTLHLFSIALLLLTFGPVSAATDPRIVIILDDLGYRQTDTAALSLPQGVTFSVLPFTPLGRSLADKASAQGRDIMLHMPMESLGADNLGPAALTSAMLPQDISATLKRSLDSLPQAIGVNNHMGSKLTEQPLAMQSVMQVVKERGLFFVDSRTTAQSVAEGVAKKMGVPALRRHIFLDHQPTTAFMKIQFARLVHRAHQHGVAVAIAHPYPQTLAFLNDALAQEFDVRLVPVSDVLPAINEKIPDTQVADALLSAPE from the coding sequence ATGACAGTAATACGTGCTAAAACATTACATCTGTTCAGCATTGCTTTGCTTTTGCTTACCTTTGGCCCGGTAAGCGCAGCAACTGACCCTCGCATTGTAATTATTCTCGACGATTTAGGGTATCGGCAAACTGATACAGCCGCGCTTTCTCTGCCCCAGGGTGTTACCTTTTCGGTATTACCGTTTACACCTCTGGGTCGAAGCCTGGCTGATAAAGCCAGCGCACAGGGACGTGATATCATGCTACACATGCCGATGGAGTCATTAGGTGCAGATAATCTTGGGCCTGCGGCACTAACCAGCGCAATGCTTCCGCAGGATATTTCGGCTACGCTTAAGCGCTCACTGGATTCTTTGCCCCAGGCTATTGGGGTGAACAATCACATGGGCAGCAAACTCACTGAACAGCCTCTGGCAATGCAAAGTGTTATGCAGGTGGTGAAAGAACGCGGCTTATTTTTTGTAGACAGTCGAACCACTGCACAGTCAGTAGCCGAAGGTGTGGCAAAAAAGATGGGGGTGCCAGCGTTGCGCCGTCATATTTTTCTAGATCACCAGCCCACCACTGCCTTCATGAAAATTCAGTTTGCCAGACTGGTACACCGGGCACACCAGCATGGGGTAGCGGTCGCTATTGCTCATCCGTATCCGCAAACGCTGGCCTTTTTGAACGATGCGCTAGCGCAGGAGTTTGATGTCAGGCTGGTACCGGTCAGTGATGTGTTGCCAGCGATAAACGAGAAGATACCTGATACACAGGTAGCTGATGCATTATTAAGCGCACCAGAATAA
- a CDS encoding murein hydrolase activator EnvC family protein, whose translation MLMLITGNVLAQASDQQKLAELQAQLKQRQETLKANQANAQELQEVLAESERQIGQAARALNDTQQSLSQNQQQQASLREEQQALKDAIVAQQSMLASQLRSAFMAGHYDYAKMMFYQQEAKSFERVLTYYKYVSRARKAEIDKFKQNVARLEQVNAELEQKASELEALLARQQNQKSALQARQQDREQTLARLNQKIASDAAQVRELQASEQALIEAIEQARRAAEQAKQKMAGLAQSKGRLPVPADGKVRRLFGERRQGQVRWKGIVIEASEGRQVNSIASGQVLYANWLKGFGLVTIVDHGKGYMSVYGHNQALLKQAGDKVAQGDAIALVGQSGGQSYPNLYFEIRHKGKALNPASWLAL comes from the coding sequence ATGTTGATGCTGATCACAGGCAATGTGCTCGCGCAGGCCTCAGACCAGCAAAAGCTGGCGGAATTGCAGGCTCAGCTAAAGCAGCGTCAGGAAACCCTGAAAGCAAATCAGGCCAATGCACAGGAGCTGCAGGAAGTACTGGCTGAGTCTGAAAGACAAATCGGCCAGGCGGCCCGGGCGCTTAACGATACCCAGCAATCATTATCTCAAAACCAGCAACAGCAAGCCTCGCTCCGCGAAGAACAGCAGGCGCTAAAAGACGCAATTGTCGCTCAGCAATCAATGCTGGCCAGTCAGTTGCGCAGTGCATTTATGGCAGGCCACTACGATTACGCCAAAATGATGTTTTATCAGCAGGAAGCAAAATCCTTCGAACGTGTGCTCACTTACTACAAATATGTCAGCAGGGCGCGCAAAGCTGAAATTGATAAGTTTAAGCAAAATGTAGCGCGACTTGAGCAGGTTAATGCAGAGCTTGAGCAAAAAGCCAGTGAGTTGGAAGCATTACTGGCGCGTCAGCAAAATCAAAAATCGGCATTGCAGGCCCGGCAGCAGGATCGGGAACAAACCCTGGCCAGACTTAACCAGAAAATTGCCAGCGATGCCGCCCAGGTCAGGGAATTACAGGCATCAGAACAGGCACTTATTGAAGCGATAGAGCAGGCACGACGTGCCGCTGAACAGGCCAAGCAGAAAATGGCCGGGCTGGCTCAGTCAAAGGGACGTCTGCCGGTACCTGCTGACGGTAAGGTTCGTCGCCTGTTTGGCGAGCGTCGACAGGGACAGGTGCGCTGGAAAGGCATCGTTATTGAAGCATCAGAGGGACGTCAGGTTAATTCTATCGCCTCTGGTCAGGTACTCTATGCGAACTGGCTTAAAGGCTTTGGTCTGGTGACCATTGTTGACCACGGTAAAGGCTACATGAGTGTTTATGGTCATAACCAGGCGTTACTCAAGCAAGCCGGTGACAAAGTTGCTCAGGGCGATGCGATCGCACTGGTTGGTCAAAGTGGTGGTCAAAGCTATCCAAACCTTTATTTTGAAATCCGGCATAAAGGGAAGGCGCTGAATCCTGCCTCATGGTTGGCGCTGTAA
- a CDS encoding rhodanese-like domain-containing protein — translation MDQLIEFASNNIILAGLWVALVAMLVYSFVAGFTSPVKEVGTHELTQLVNKSDAVVLDVRSPKEFKSGHILGARQLKQEEVKSRDFKKLENQKDKPIIVVCAMGSSARAIGNAMAKAGFSNVKVLKGGMNAWQNASLPLAK, via the coding sequence ATGGATCAGCTCATCGAATTTGCGAGCAATAATATTATTCTGGCTGGCCTCTGGGTGGCCCTGGTAGCCATGTTGGTGTACAGCTTCGTTGCTGGATTTACTTCACCGGTTAAAGAAGTCGGTACACACGAACTCACCCAACTGGTAAATAAGAGCGATGCGGTAGTGTTGGATGTACGCTCACCTAAAGAGTTCAAATCTGGCCATATTCTGGGTGCAAGACAGTTGAAGCAGGAAGAAGTGAAAAGCCGCGACTTCAAAAAGCTTGAAAACCAGAAGGACAAACCCATTATTGTTGTATGCGCAATGGGCAGTAGCGCCCGTGCTATCGGAAATGCGATGGCCAAGGCCGGGTTCAGCAATGTTAAAGTGTTAAAAGGCGGGATGAACGCCTGGCAGAATGCCAGCCTTCCTCTGGCCAAATAA
- the grxC gene encoding glutaredoxin 3: MSKVEIYTKGYCPFCHRAKALLEQKGVSYTEIEIDVQPERRDEMITRANGGYTVPQIFIGEHHVGGCDEMYALEAQNKLDALLA; the protein is encoded by the coding sequence ATGAGCAAGGTCGAAATTTATACAAAAGGTTATTGTCCTTTTTGTCATCGTGCGAAAGCACTGTTAGAGCAAAAAGGTGTCAGTTACACAGAAATTGAAATTGATGTGCAGCCCGAGCGACGTGACGAGATGATCACGCGTGCAAATGGTGGCTACACGGTGCCGCAAATATTCATTGGCGAACACCATGTTGGTGGTTGTGATGAAATGTATGCACTGGAAGCACAAAACAAACTCGATGCACTGCTTGCGTAA
- the secB gene encoding protein-export chaperone SecB, giving the protein MAEENQQNGAPNGQQAQGPQFNIQRIYTKDISFESPNAPGVFTKEWKPEVKLDLDTKTAQLEENVYEVTLSVTVTASLGEETAFLCEVQQAGIFAIGEMPEANKAHTLGSFCPNVLFPYARETISNLVNRGTFPPLNLAPVNFDAIFSAYMQKRAEQQGQEGQQNLDA; this is encoded by the coding sequence ATGGCAGAAGAAAATCAACAAAACGGCGCCCCTAACGGACAACAGGCCCAGGGTCCTCAGTTTAATATTCAGCGTATTTATACAAAGGACATCTCTTTTGAATCGCCTAATGCCCCTGGCGTTTTCACTAAAGAGTGGAAGCCTGAAGTAAAGCTGGATTTGGATACCAAGACAGCGCAGCTTGAAGAAAATGTCTACGAAGTAACGCTATCAGTAACGGTAACCGCCTCTTTGGGCGAAGAAACAGCCTTTTTGTGCGAAGTTCAACAGGCCGGTATTTTTGCTATTGGCGAGATGCCAGAAGCGAACAAGGCTCATACGCTGGGCTCATTCTGTCCTAACGTATTGTTCCCGTACGCACGTGAAACAATTTCCAATTTAGTGAATCGTGGCACGTTCCCTCCGCTGAATCTGGCACCGGTGAACTTTGACGCCATCTTCTCTGCTTACATGCAAAAGCGTGCAGAGCAACAAGGCCAGGAAGGTCAACAGAACCTCGACGCCTGA
- the gpsA gene encoding NAD(P)H-dependent glycerol-3-phosphate dehydrogenase, with protein MQTNESITVLGAGSYGTALAFCLARNGNTTYLWGRDPEHMQALQTQRENARYLPGARFPESLVADSDLKKVVAASRDILVVVPSHAFKAMLTTLKPLLRPDHRIIWATKGLEPGTGRLLREVALDILGDTYPLAVLSGPTFAKEMVAGLPTAISLSSTSQKLVDDFAHKLHCSKSFRVYKNPDFIGVQLGGAVKNVIAIGAGLADGLGFGANARTALITRGLAELTRLGVTLGAKPETFMGMAGLGDLVLTCTDNQSRNRRFGLALGQGKEVNDAMKEIGQVVEGFRNTEEVHTLAQRMNVEMPICEQIYAVLYQGKPPKEAAISLLARDLKNEL; from the coding sequence ATGCAAACAAATGAATCTATAACGGTTCTCGGGGCGGGGTCATACGGCACCGCCCTCGCTTTTTGCCTGGCAAGAAATGGTAATACAACCTATCTATGGGGCCGCGACCCAGAGCACATGCAGGCTCTGCAAACCCAGCGGGAAAATGCACGTTATTTACCTGGTGCGCGTTTCCCTGAGTCGCTCGTGGCAGACTCAGACCTGAAAAAGGTTGTTGCTGCAAGCCGCGATATTCTGGTGGTTGTACCCAGTCACGCATTTAAAGCCATGCTAACCACCCTTAAGCCACTGTTACGCCCTGATCACCGTATCATTTGGGCTACAAAAGGGCTTGAGCCAGGTACGGGCCGTTTATTGCGCGAAGTTGCACTGGATATTCTGGGTGATACTTACCCGCTCGCAGTACTGTCAGGGCCAACTTTTGCAAAAGAAATGGTTGCAGGATTACCTACTGCAATATCGCTGTCTTCCACCAGCCAGAAGCTGGTCGATGACTTTGCCCATAAGCTGCATTGTAGTAAGTCATTCCGGGTTTATAAAAATCCTGACTTTATCGGCGTGCAGTTAGGTGGTGCAGTAAAAAATGTTATTGCAATAGGCGCCGGACTGGCTGACGGCCTTGGTTTTGGTGCGAACGCCCGAACCGCGCTTATAACCCGCGGTCTGGCTGAGCTAACACGCCTGGGTGTAACACTGGGAGCCAAACCGGAAACCTTTATGGGCATGGCCGGTCTGGGAGATCTGGTATTAACCTGTACCGACAACCAGTCACGCAATCGGCGCTTTGGTCTGGCGTTAGGTCAGGGTAAAGAAGTTAATGATGCAATGAAAGAAATTGGTCAGGTCGTAGAAGGCTTCAGGAATACTGAAGAGGTGCATACACTGGCCCAGCGTATGAACGTTGAAATGCCTATCTGCGAACAGATCTATGCGGTGTTGTATCAGGGTAAGCCCCCGAAGGAAGCGGCAATTTCACTTTTGGCGCGGGACCTTAAAAACGAGCTTTAA
- a CDS encoding PepSY-associated TM helix domain-containing protein, with protein sequence MKIFSRKPALHAHQWVGVFLSAFLYLVCLSGTLVVFNQELERWEQPQIEEFDAVSADAVSKALTDFATENTAQTEHYHVVFPTSGIPRLVVENDHKAVFADQQGNLLETEAFPWSKMLIDLHYYLHLPSTIGIIVVSTLGAVICMLVISGFFAHKKLAKDAFKWRRGGSGQPGRIDLHNRLGIWASPFHLIIGMTGVYFGMAGLILTLVAQLDHDGNRQAVMDKVFTPEPALTQQADFPDVETAITAFNDMETGHKPIFLTVHDVGTPQQFIEIYAQVTDKLIYSENYRFNSKGEFIDTAHYDDGHWGKQLIYSIYRLHFGDFAGMPVKLLYFLLGIMLTALCVSGMDIWLAKQGNPPRLSAMWSALVWGSISALSVTAVAGLYLNVSLTLTFWLLLTGGCALSLLKPGFDRRRWLRICALSVAGLIVAYGLKHQQAVLTAASLQINSALLFVSLWCWWRSGHELYK encoded by the coding sequence ATGAAAATATTCTCAAGAAAGCCGGCACTTCACGCTCATCAATGGGTGGGCGTGTTCTTAAGCGCCTTTTTATATTTAGTCTGCCTGTCAGGTACGCTGGTTGTATTTAATCAGGAACTTGAGCGCTGGGAGCAGCCACAGATAGAGGAGTTCGATGCTGTCAGTGCAGATGCTGTCAGTAAGGCGCTCACAGACTTTGCTACAGAAAATACCGCACAGACCGAGCACTATCATGTGGTTTTTCCTACATCAGGTATTCCACGTCTGGTGGTCGAAAATGATCATAAGGCAGTATTTGCCGATCAGCAGGGCAACCTGTTGGAAACAGAAGCCTTTCCCTGGTCAAAAATGCTTATCGACCTGCATTATTATCTTCACTTACCATCGACCATCGGAATTATTGTTGTCAGTACACTAGGCGCTGTTATCTGTATGCTGGTTATTTCAGGGTTTTTTGCCCATAAAAAACTGGCTAAAGATGCATTCAAATGGCGACGCGGTGGAAGCGGTCAACCGGGACGTATCGATTTGCATAATCGCTTGGGCATCTGGGCATCGCCGTTTCATCTGATAATAGGAATGACCGGCGTCTATTTTGGTATGGCTGGACTAATCCTGACTTTGGTGGCGCAGCTTGATCACGACGGAAACAGACAGGCGGTCATGGATAAAGTCTTCACGCCGGAGCCTGCGCTCACGCAGCAGGCTGACTTTCCAGATGTCGAAACAGCAATCACTGCATTTAACGATATGGAGACCGGCCATAAACCGATTTTCCTGACCGTACATGACGTAGGCACGCCGCAGCAGTTTATTGAAATCTACGCCCAGGTCACTGACAAGCTGATTTACTCTGAAAACTATCGCTTTAATTCTAAAGGTGAGTTTATAGATACCGCCCATTATGATGACGGGCATTGGGGTAAGCAGCTCATATACTCAATATACCGGCTACACTTTGGTGACTTTGCCGGTATGCCAGTAAAATTACTGTATTTTCTGCTTGGCATTATGCTCACCGCACTGTGCGTATCAGGTATGGATATCTGGTTAGCTAAGCAGGGCAACCCGCCGCGCCTGTCTGCTATGTGGAGTGCACTGGTGTGGGGTAGCATCAGCGCACTATCCGTTACCGCTGTGGCCGGGCTTTACTTAAACGTGTCGCTAACACTGACCTTCTGGCTGCTGCTTACCGGCGGATGCGCACTTAGCCTGCTAAAGCCTGGATTTGACCGGCGTCGCTGGCTTCGCATCTGCGCACTGAGCGTTGCCGGACTTATTGTTGCTTACGGATTGAAACATCAGCAGGCAGTTCTCACTGCGGCTTCACTGCAGATAAACAGTGCCCTGCTGTTTGTTTCTCTGTGGTGCTGGTGGCGTTCCGGACATGAGCTGTACAAATAG